From Echinicola soli, a single genomic window includes:
- a CDS encoding 3-keto-disaccharide hydrolase has translation MKLNLLFPVLAGSMLALPVLAQQEPMQLPPEATEVWEPEPPVVTPGDENHLPPSDAIVLFDGSDLDAWKSVKTGGEAEWTVDNGIFTVKPGTGEIATKEKFGDVQVHIEWKAPDVVKGEGQGRGNSGLFFCERYEVQILDSYNNRTYSNGQAASLYKEGIPLANAMRSPQEWNTYDVFFTAPRFNKDGIVISPAYVTVIHNGILVQNHYEVKGSTAYIGVHKYEAHESELPIKLQDHGNLVNFRNIWVRKL, from the coding sequence ATGAAATTGAACCTATTGTTTCCTGTATTGGCAGGAAGTATGCTGGCTTTGCCGGTACTGGCGCAACAAGAACCAATGCAATTACCCCCAGAAGCCACCGAAGTATGGGAGCCAGAACCACCGGTCGTAACCCCTGGAGATGAAAACCATTTGCCACCCTCGGATGCCATTGTGCTTTTTGATGGCAGTGATTTGGATGCTTGGAAAAGTGTCAAAACGGGCGGAGAAGCCGAATGGACCGTGGATAATGGGATATTTACCGTAAAGCCAGGTACTGGTGAAATTGCTACCAAGGAAAAATTTGGTGATGTCCAGGTGCATATTGAGTGGAAAGCCCCGGATGTGGTCAAAGGTGAAGGGCAAGGAAGAGGTAATAGTGGGTTGTTTTTTTGTGAGCGCTATGAAGTCCAAATTTTGGATTCTTACAACAACCGTACCTATTCTAATGGTCAGGCAGCATCACTTTATAAAGAAGGCATCCCCTTGGCCAATGCCATGCGCTCCCCACAAGAGTGGAATACGTACGATGTTTTTTTTACCGCTCCGAGGTTTAATAAGGACGGGATAGTGATCTCGCCTGCCTACGTGACCGTAATCCACAATGGTATTTTAGTACAGAATCACTATGAAGTAAAAGGTTCTACAGCATATATTGGCGTTCACAAATATGAAGCCCATGAATCCGAATTACCGATCAAGCTACAGGATCACGGCAATTTGGTGAACTTTAGAAATATCTGGGTGCGGAAGCTTTGA
- a CDS encoding Gfo/Idh/MocA family protein: protein MSSRRKFLQNSLLASAGLALPAMMSAKDFGQFTRTISASDQINVGLVGANGMGWSNMNSFLKMPQVNCVAIADIDQSVLDRRAADVEKQRGKKPVLYKDYRKLLENKDVDVVIIGTPDHWHCLTLVDSLSAGKHAYVEKPLANSIEECNLMVNAAQRYGKLVQVGQWQRSGNQYDDAISFVKSGQLGNIRLVKCWAYQGWMNPVPVKPDSTPPPGVDYKMWLGPAPERPFNENRFHFNFRWFWDYAGGLMTDWGVHEIDIALYAMGVSAPKSVMASGGKLAYPDDASETPDTLQTVYEYDGFNMLWEHATGIDGGNYGYTEGIAFIGNNATLVVNRGGWEIIAEKKDGKSLIEGMARVKPEGNALDKHTVNFVDAIKANDASQLRCGIETGSVAAINAHMGNIAYKTGKKIYWDADKGLFTDKDANKLVTANYHNGWELPNV from the coding sequence ATGTCTTCAAGAAGAAAATTTTTACAAAATTCCCTGTTGGCTTCAGCAGGTCTTGCTTTGCCTGCCATGATGTCTGCCAAAGATTTTGGGCAGTTTACCCGGACTATTTCAGCCAGTGACCAGATTAATGTTGGCCTGGTCGGTGCCAACGGTATGGGATGGTCCAATATGAACTCTTTCCTAAAAATGCCTCAGGTCAATTGTGTCGCCATAGCTGACATCGACCAAAGCGTGTTGGATAGGAGGGCTGCTGATGTGGAAAAGCAAAGGGGCAAAAAACCTGTATTGTACAAGGACTACAGGAAACTGCTTGAGAATAAGGATGTGGATGTGGTGATCATTGGTACGCCCGATCATTGGCACTGTTTGACACTAGTGGACAGCTTGTCCGCTGGTAAACATGCCTATGTAGAGAAGCCGCTGGCCAATTCTATCGAAGAATGCAACTTAATGGTGAATGCTGCTCAGCGGTACGGGAAACTCGTGCAGGTGGGGCAGTGGCAACGGAGCGGTAACCAATATGATGATGCTATTTCATTTGTGAAATCCGGCCAGTTAGGAAATATCCGCTTGGTGAAATGCTGGGCTTATCAAGGGTGGATGAATCCCGTGCCCGTAAAACCGGACAGCACACCACCTCCAGGCGTGGATTACAAAATGTGGCTCGGCCCAGCACCTGAACGGCCATTTAATGAAAACCGTTTTCACTTCAATTTCCGCTGGTTTTGGGATTATGCCGGTGGGTTGATGACTGACTGGGGCGTGCATGAAATCGACATTGCGCTGTATGCCATGGGGGTGAGCGCTCCTAAATCGGTAATGGCTTCTGGGGGGAAATTGGCTTATCCTGATGATGCATCCGAAACGCCCGATACCTTGCAGACCGTTTATGAATATGATGGCTTCAATATGCTTTGGGAACATGCGACAGGCATCGACGGGGGAAACTATGGTTATACGGAAGGGATAGCGTTTATTGGCAATAATGCCACTTTAGTGGTCAATCGAGGGGGGTGGGAAATCATCGCAGAGAAGAAAGACGGTAAATCACTGATAGAAGGAATGGCCAGGGTGAAACCAGAAGGCAATGCCCTGGATAAACATACCGTAAATTTCGTGGATGCCATCAAGGCAAACGATGCATCACAGCTGCGCTGTGGTATCGAGACCGGCAGTGTGGCAGCGATCAATGCCCACATGGGAAATATCGCCTATAAAACGGGCAAGAAAATCTATTGGGATGCCGATAAGGGCTTGTTTACGGACAAAGATGCCAATAAACTGGTCACGGCCAATTACCATAATGGATGGGAGCTTCCCAACGTTTAG
- a CDS encoding NAD(P)/FAD-dependent oxidoreductase, whose amino-acid sequence MSHFDVAIIGSGPAGASAAYQLAEQDISTVLIEKEVLPRYKTCGGGFVYRGRRRLPFDISEVVEREFRQISLYFEHESLMLTTKRDVPVISMVMRDDFDSFIIKKAQEKGVVVKDGHKLTGITFGNIPVLHTNKGDIKTKLIIAADGALSPTAKMAGWKETRTLIPALEYEVKVTPADFERLSKEVRFDVDAVPYGYAWSFPKKDHLSLGVASARKVRIDLKAHYRKYLDKLGIKEVISEKAHGFQIPVAPRTDGFYRNNVFLIGDAAGFADPITAEGISNALLSGEMVVDAIIKANLDPAKAGELYEGKLADELLPEIQTGVRVSKWFYSQRKIRNFLMKRYGDYFISAMTDVFIGERSYPKDLMKSLKRKVREMV is encoded by the coding sequence ATGAGTCATTTTGATGTAGCTATCATTGGTAGTGGTCCAGCAGGCGCTTCTGCGGCATACCAACTGGCAGAACAGGACATTTCTACCGTTTTAATAGAAAAAGAAGTACTTCCTCGTTATAAAACCTGTGGGGGTGGCTTTGTTTATCGTGGGAGACGCAGATTACCTTTCGATATCTCTGAAGTGGTGGAGCGAGAGTTTAGGCAGATCAGTCTTTATTTTGAGCATGAATCTTTGATGCTCACCACCAAAAGGGATGTGCCTGTGATCAGCATGGTCATGCGGGATGACTTTGACAGCTTTATCATCAAAAAGGCCCAAGAAAAGGGAGTTGTCGTCAAGGACGGCCATAAACTTACGGGGATCACATTTGGAAATATTCCCGTGCTTCACACTAATAAAGGAGATATAAAGACAAAACTGATCATTGCTGCTGATGGAGCGTTGAGCCCTACAGCTAAAATGGCCGGGTGGAAGGAAACCAGAACATTGATTCCTGCACTGGAATATGAAGTGAAAGTAACTCCGGCGGATTTTGAGCGACTTTCCAAGGAGGTTCGTTTTGATGTGGATGCCGTTCCGTATGGGTACGCCTGGAGCTTCCCTAAGAAGGATCACCTTTCACTGGGGGTGGCTTCCGCAAGGAAGGTGAGAATTGACCTGAAGGCACACTATAGGAAATACCTTGATAAGCTCGGGATCAAAGAAGTGATCAGCGAAAAAGCCCATGGCTTCCAAATTCCAGTAGCGCCACGTACCGATGGTTTTTATCGAAATAATGTCTTTTTGATCGGTGATGCAGCAGGGTTTGCTGATCCTATTACGGCAGAAGGGATTTCCAATGCACTGCTGAGTGGAGAGATGGTGGTGGATGCGATCATTAAAGCAAACTTGGATCCGGCTAAAGCTGGAGAACTTTATGAAGGTAAGTTAGCTGACGAGCTGCTTCCCGAAATTCAAACTGGGGTAAGGGTTTCCAAGTGGTTTTATAGTCAACGGAAAATCCGTAATTTCTTAATGAAGCGATATGGAGACTATTTTATTTCGGCCATGACAGATGTGTTTATCGGAGAAAGAAGCTATCCAAAAGATCTAATGAAAAGTCTGAAAAGGAAAGTCAGGGAAATGGTTTAG
- a CDS encoding DUF6807 family protein — MKQAIQYIFLIISVFASFSLSAQKLQFKENTEGITLTEDNLTRFHYQTTTKSQDGNYPRANYVHPLYGLEGELLTEDFPDDHLHHRGIFWTWHQLYIKGKRIADPWFCEGISWDITNTEESIQGHQASLWSTVLWLSDSLQNTPVLKEKVKITFERLEADVFSLTFDISMTALVEGLEIGGSEDAKGYGGFSPRIKLPGDVTFHSAGQEVTPQNLPVQAGPWMNLKGTFDGKSQSNVTIMGEPDQLPSYQGWILRNANSMQNMAFPGNEPIALPKGVPLHFRNMILVHKKLSTEKIDGYYQLFKSSTGQ; from the coding sequence ATGAAACAGGCCATCCAGTATATCTTTCTCATCATATCTGTATTTGCTTCTTTTTCCCTTTCTGCCCAAAAGCTTCAATTTAAAGAGAATACTGAAGGCATCACGTTAACGGAGGATAACCTTACTCGTTTTCACTACCAAACCACCACCAAATCCCAAGATGGCAACTACCCCAGGGCAAACTATGTGCACCCACTTTATGGACTGGAAGGAGAATTGCTTACGGAGGACTTTCCTGATGATCATTTACACCACCGCGGTATTTTCTGGACATGGCACCAGCTCTACATAAAAGGAAAACGAATCGCTGATCCTTGGTTTTGTGAGGGCATTTCGTGGGATATTACCAACACAGAAGAATCCATCCAAGGCCATCAAGCATCGCTCTGGTCAACTGTTCTTTGGCTGTCGGACAGCTTGCAAAACACACCTGTCTTGAAAGAGAAGGTCAAGATTACCTTCGAGCGACTGGAAGCGGATGTTTTCTCACTCACTTTTGACATCTCCATGACTGCATTGGTAGAAGGGTTGGAAATCGGTGGATCGGAAGATGCCAAAGGCTATGGAGGATTTTCGCCCAGAATCAAGCTTCCTGGAGATGTTACTTTCCACTCAGCAGGGCAGGAAGTAACGCCACAAAATCTCCCCGTCCAGGCTGGCCCTTGGATGAATCTCAAGGGGACTTTTGACGGTAAAAGCCAATCCAATGTCACCATCATGGGAGAACCCGACCAACTCCCCTCTTACCAAGGCTGGATCCTACGAAACGCCAATAGCATGCAGAATATGGCTTTTCCTGGGAATGAACCTATCGCTTTACCAAAAGGTGTCCCCCTTCACTTTAGAAACATGATTTTGGTACATAAGAAACTAAGTACGGAGAAAATTGATGGCTATTATCAACTATTCAAAAGCAGTACTGGGCAATAA